In the Alligator mississippiensis isolate rAllMis1 chromosome 7, rAllMis1, whole genome shotgun sequence genome, one interval contains:
- the LOC102575694 gene encoding olfactory receptor 9S13-like has protein sequence MQSTGEVNHTAVTEFILLGFGKGPETQVLPFVLFLVIYTATVLGNTIMVLIIRIDPRLHTPMYFFLMNLSLLDLCYSSTIAPKAMATFLQARKTISYNGCAAQLFFFSLFGSTETFILAAMAYDRYIAICNALLYPVTMSKKVCIQLIVGSYIGGSTNSLVQTSFTFALSYCGPKEINHFFCDVPPLLNLSCTSDMHINELVLFVLCGLIIVSTSGIILISYAYITYAIFRIRSTKGRLKTLSTCSSHMVAVALFFGTLSFMYTQPGFRSSPRLNKVVSMFYTLVIPMLNPFIYSFRNKDVKDALRKTIGRLMTFK, from the coding sequence ATGCAGTCTACAGGAGAGGTGAACCACACAGCCGTGACAGAATTCATCCTACTGGGATTTGGGAAAGGACCTGAGACTCAGGTGCTGCCTTTTGTGTTGTTCCTTGTGATTTACACAGCTACTGTCCTAGGAAACACTATCATGGTTCTCATCATTCGAATTGACCCTCgccttcacacccccatgtatttcttcctcatGAACCTGTCACTCCTAGACCTCTGCTACTCCTCAACCATTGCCCCCAAAGCCATGGCCACCTTCCTACAAGCCAGAAAAACCATTTCCTACAATGGATGTGCTGCacagttgttctttttttctctctttggcaGCACAGAAACGTTCATCCTGGCAGCAATGGCATATGATCGATACATAGCCATCTGCAACGCACTCCTCTATCCTGTCACCATGTCCAAAAAGGTCTGCATTCAGCTCATCGTGGGCTCCTATATAGGTGGCAGCACAAATTCTCTAGTGCAAACCAGCTTCACCTTTGCACTCAGTTACTGTGGGCCTAAAGAGAtcaaccatttcttctgtgatgttcCCCCCTTGCTAAACTTGTCCTGCACCTCAGATATGCACATCAATGAACTGGTGCTGTTTGTTTTGTGTGGCCTCATCATAGTGAGCACATCAGGAATCATCCTCATCTCCTACGCCTACATCACCTATGCCATTTTCAGGATTCGCTCAACCAAGGGCAGGCTCAAGACTTtatccacctgctcctcccacatGGTAGCTGTGGCTTTATTTTTTGGGACTCTTTCCTTTATGTATACCCAACCAGGTTTTCGGTCTTCTCCACGTCTGAATAAGGTGGTGTCTATGTTCTATACTCTTGTCATCCCCATGTTGAATCCCTTCATCTACAGCTTCAGGAACAAGGATGTGAAAGATGCTTTGAGAAAGACCATAGGTAGGTTAATGACTTTTAAATAA